A stretch of the Bacillus licheniformis DSM 13 = ATCC 14580 genome encodes the following:
- the motB gene encoding flagellar motor protein MotB — translation MARKKKHKKDHEEHVDESWLIPYADLLTLLLALFIVLFAMSSIDAKKFDMLSKSFNAVFTGGTGMMDYSSFTEPKTSTTEDGKSPDQAKDLSEAQKEKDKQSLKKIQEQVNRFIKEKNLQKQVNTKLTDEGLLLSIEDNIFFDSGKAEIRQQDIPLAKEVSDLLVLNPPRNIVISGHTDNVPIRNSQFKSNWHLSVMRAVNFMGLLIENPKLDAKIFSAKGYGEFKPIASNDTEEGRRKNRRVEILILPIGQENLNKKE, via the coding sequence ATGGCTAGAAAAAAGAAGCACAAAAAAGACCATGAAGAACACGTGGATGAGTCTTGGCTCATCCCATATGCAGACTTGCTGACACTGCTTTTGGCCCTGTTCATCGTACTGTTTGCCATGAGCTCGATCGACGCCAAGAAGTTCGATATGCTGTCAAAATCATTTAATGCCGTATTTACCGGCGGAACAGGAATGATGGATTATTCCAGCTTCACCGAGCCGAAAACGAGCACAACCGAAGATGGAAAAAGCCCTGACCAGGCAAAAGATCTCTCCGAAGCTCAAAAAGAAAAAGACAAGCAGTCGCTGAAAAAAATTCAGGAGCAGGTCAACCGGTTTATTAAAGAGAAGAATCTTCAAAAACAGGTCAATACGAAGCTGACAGACGAGGGCCTCCTCCTTTCCATCGAGGATAATATCTTTTTCGATTCCGGAAAAGCGGAGATCCGCCAGCAGGACATTCCGCTGGCCAAGGAAGTATCCGACCTTCTCGTATTGAACCCGCCCCGCAATATCGTAATCAGCGGGCATACGGACAATGTGCCGATTCGAAATTCTCAATTTAAATCAAATTGGCATTTAAGCGTGATGCGGGCTGTCAATTTCATGGGGCTTTTAATCGAAAATCCAAAGCTTGACGCCAAGATCTTCAGCGCGAAAGGCTACGGGGAATTTAAACCGATCGCTTCAAATGACACCGAAGAAGGAAGAAGAAAAAACAGACGCGTTGAAATCCTTATCCTGCCGATCGGCCAGGAAAATCTGAATAAAAAAGAATAA
- the motA gene encoding flagellar motor stator protein MotA, with amino-acid sequence MDKTSLIGIILAIIGVGVGMVMKGVSPSVLVNPAAWLIILVGTIAAVVIAFPIRELKKVPKLFGILFKEKKMIEINELIPMFSEWAQIARREGLLALEANLNEIDDEFLKNGMSMAVDGQSADFIRDVLTEEVEAMEERHQVGAGIFTQAGTYAPTLGVLGAVVGLIAALADMSDTEALGHAISAAFVATLLGIFTGYVLWHPFANKLKRKSKQEVKVREVMIEGILSILEGQAPKVIEQKLLMYVSPSERSSIVIPDGDKGDSSNG; translated from the coding sequence ATGGACAAAACATCGTTAATTGGAATCATCTTAGCTATCATCGGAGTAGGTGTCGGCATGGTCATGAAAGGTGTCAGCCCTTCCGTTCTCGTCAATCCCGCGGCATGGCTGATCATCCTTGTCGGGACAATCGCAGCAGTTGTGATCGCTTTTCCAATCCGCGAGCTCAAAAAGGTTCCCAAACTCTTCGGCATCTTGTTCAAAGAGAAGAAGATGATCGAAATCAACGAACTGATCCCGATGTTTTCCGAGTGGGCGCAAATCGCAAGACGCGAAGGACTTCTCGCTTTGGAAGCAAATTTGAATGAGATCGATGATGAATTTTTGAAAAACGGCATGAGCATGGCGGTTGACGGTCAAAGTGCCGATTTTATCAGGGACGTTTTAACTGAAGAAGTTGAAGCAATGGAAGAAAGGCATCAAGTCGGAGCGGGTATTTTTACCCAGGCAGGCACATATGCGCCGACACTCGGCGTTTTGGGCGCTGTTGTCGGACTGATCGCCGCACTTGCGGATATGAGCGACACAGAAGCGCTTGGACATGCGATCAGCGCCGCCTTTGTCGCCACCCTTCTCGGGATCTTCACCGGATATGTACTATGGCATCCTTTTGCCAATAAATTAAAGCGGAAATCCAAACAGGAAGTCAAAGTCCGCGAAGTTATGATTGAAGGCATCCTTTCGATCTTGGAAGGCCAGGCTCCAAAAGTCATTGAACAAAAGCTTTTGATGTACGTTTCTCCAAGCGAACGCTCCAGCATCGTCATCCCAGATGGAGACAAAGGGGACAGCAGCAATGGCTAG
- the clpE gene encoding ATP-dependent protease ATP-binding subunit ClpE yields MRCQHCQKNEATIRLNMQINFTKKQMDLCEDCYKELTQPSMFSGNHFFGGGGSFFSQPSQAQTQTAAKKGLLDELAVNLTNAAKTGLIDPVIGRDDEVARVIEILNRRNKNNPVLIGEPGVGKTAVAEGLALKIAEGDVPNKLKNKELYLLDVASLVANTGIRGQFEERMKQLMKELKERKNAILFIDEIHLLVGAGSAEGSMDAGNILKPALARGELQVIGATTLKEYRQIEKDAALERRFQPIMVHEPTIEQAAAILNGLKEKYEAYHDVTYTDEAIKACVILSSRYIQDRHLPDKAIDLLDEAGSKANLKIDTVSGEQASQRLQEIEAEKAKALQEENYELAAKLRDEEEALHKKMESHEEEKRATVEAEDIQAIIEQKTGIPVGKLQHDDQKKMKELEAHLSSRVIGQKEAVKKVAKAVRRSRAGLKSKNRPVGSFLFVGPTGVGKTELSKRLAEELFGTKDAIIRLDMSEYMEKHAVSKLIGSPPGYVGHEEAGQLTEKVRRNPYSIVLLDEIEKAHPDVQHMFLQIMEDGRLTDSQGRTVSFKDTVIIMTSNAGVSEKRTTVGFNREEQVMGEQSMIDSLSGYFKPEFLNRFDSIIEFQPLEKEDLVKIAALLLKELEETLKEQNMTLEVSDEAKEKIAEIGYHPAFGARPLRRTIQTAVEDQMTDLLLEEEHIKGFAVIVENDEIRVKTTR; encoded by the coding sequence ATGCGTTGTCAACATTGTCAAAAAAATGAGGCGACGATTCGCCTAAACATGCAAATCAACTTTACAAAAAAACAAATGGATTTATGTGAAGACTGCTATAAAGAGCTGACTCAGCCTTCTATGTTTTCAGGAAATCACTTTTTTGGCGGCGGAGGTTCTTTCTTCAGCCAGCCATCACAAGCGCAGACGCAAACCGCTGCCAAAAAAGGCTTGCTCGATGAACTTGCCGTCAATTTAACAAATGCAGCAAAGACCGGCTTGATCGATCCGGTGATCGGCCGCGATGATGAAGTAGCCCGTGTGATCGAGATCTTAAACCGCAGAAATAAAAACAATCCGGTCTTAATCGGTGAACCGGGCGTCGGTAAAACAGCCGTCGCTGAAGGACTTGCTCTCAAAATCGCCGAAGGCGATGTTCCAAATAAATTGAAAAACAAAGAGCTCTACCTGCTTGATGTCGCTTCCCTCGTGGCAAACACCGGCATCAGAGGGCAATTTGAAGAAAGAATGAAACAGCTGATGAAAGAGCTGAAAGAACGCAAAAACGCAATCTTGTTTATTGACGAAATTCACCTTCTTGTCGGGGCCGGCTCTGCAGAAGGCTCCATGGATGCGGGCAACATTTTAAAACCTGCACTTGCCAGAGGCGAGCTGCAAGTTATCGGCGCTACGACGTTGAAGGAATATCGCCAAATTGAAAAAGATGCGGCGTTAGAGCGGCGCTTTCAGCCGATCATGGTGCACGAACCGACAATTGAGCAGGCCGCAGCGATTTTAAACGGGCTCAAGGAAAAATACGAAGCATATCACGATGTGACTTACACGGATGAAGCGATCAAAGCCTGCGTCATTCTGTCAAGCCGCTATATTCAGGACCGCCATCTTCCCGATAAGGCGATCGACCTTTTGGATGAAGCCGGTTCAAAAGCGAACTTGAAAATCGACACGGTCAGCGGTGAACAAGCTTCCCAACGCCTGCAAGAAATCGAAGCGGAAAAAGCCAAAGCGCTTCAAGAAGAAAACTACGAGCTTGCAGCAAAACTCCGCGACGAAGAAGAAGCGCTGCATAAAAAAATGGAAAGCCATGAGGAAGAAAAACGGGCAACAGTTGAAGCGGAAGACATTCAAGCGATCATCGAACAAAAAACCGGCATTCCGGTCGGCAAGCTTCAGCACGACGATCAGAAGAAAATGAAAGAGCTTGAAGCACACCTTTCAAGCCGCGTGATCGGTCAAAAAGAAGCGGTGAAAAAAGTGGCAAAAGCCGTCAGAAGAAGCCGCGCCGGCCTGAAATCAAAAAACAGGCCTGTCGGTTCATTCCTGTTCGTCGGCCCGACAGGTGTCGGTAAAACAGAACTTTCTAAAAGGCTTGCGGAAGAACTGTTCGGCACGAAGGATGCCATCATCCGCCTCGATATGAGCGAATACATGGAAAAACACGCCGTATCAAAGCTGATCGGTTCGCCTCCTGGATATGTCGGCCACGAAGAAGCCGGACAGCTTACCGAAAAAGTCCGGAGGAACCCGTACAGCATCGTTTTGCTCGATGAAATCGAAAAAGCCCATCCCGATGTCCAGCACATGTTCCTGCAAATCATGGAAGACGGACGTCTGACAGACAGCCAAGGGCGGACGGTCAGCTTTAAAGATACCGTCATTATTATGACAAGCAATGCCGGTGTATCTGAAAAGCGGACAACCGTCGGTTTTAACCGGGAAGAGCAAGTAATGGGCGAACAATCAATGATCGATTCATTAAGCGGCTACTTTAAGCCGGAATTCCTGAACAGATTTGACAGCATCATCGAATTCCAGCCGCTCGAAAAAGAAGATCTGGTCAAGATCGCCGCCCTCTTGCTGAAAGAGCTTGAAGAAACGTTAAAAGAGCAAAACATGACGCTCGAAGTTTCAGATGAGGCAAAAGAAAAAATCGCTGAAATCGGATACCATCCGGCCTTTGGCGCCCGCCCATTAAGAAGAACCATTCAAACAGCGGTCGAAGATCAAATGACCGATCTGCTGCTTGAAGAAGAACACATCAAAGGTTTTGCGGTTATCGTTGAAAACGATGAAATCCGGGTGAAAACAACCAGATAA
- a CDS encoding YkvI family membrane protein, with amino-acid sequence MSQSQGSAFQLAFVYVGTVVGAGFATGREIVEFFLRFGWPGLAGILISGLMFTFLGAKMMLIAVRINAKSYQELNKYLFGHTLGKFVNVFMLVVLLGVTSVMLSGAGAIFEEQLGFSNQAGMIATIALSLFVMMKGVKGIFGVNVIVVPLLLLFTVVVLFDSFIFRGPEIHNLAAFSANPDWILSAVSYGAFNLSLAQAVLVPIASELKSERLIIKGALIGGVLLTLVLVASFLSLSTLPDALLYEVPMAQVVFIVQHSVHIIYLFIIFGEVFTSVIGNLYGLEKQINEYIHIKSLYVFIFILLTIYLTGQIGYGKLISTIYPLFGQLSLVFIFFLIVKRVPER; translated from the coding sequence ATGAGTCAATCACAAGGATCAGCCTTTCAGCTGGCATTTGTTTATGTAGGAACGGTTGTCGGAGCCGGATTTGCAACTGGAAGAGAAATCGTCGAGTTTTTTTTAAGATTCGGCTGGCCGGGATTGGCCGGAATTTTGATCAGCGGACTGATGTTTACGTTTCTCGGTGCAAAAATGATGCTGATTGCGGTCAGAATCAATGCCAAGTCTTATCAGGAGCTGAATAAATATTTATTCGGCCATACGCTTGGGAAATTTGTCAATGTCTTCATGCTCGTGGTTTTGCTCGGCGTGACGTCCGTCATGCTGTCCGGAGCGGGGGCGATATTTGAAGAACAGCTCGGCTTTTCAAACCAAGCGGGGATGATTGCGACGATTGCCTTGAGTCTGTTTGTCATGATGAAGGGCGTTAAAGGGATATTCGGCGTCAATGTCATTGTCGTTCCGCTGCTGCTTCTGTTCACAGTTGTCGTCCTGTTTGACTCGTTTATTTTCAGAGGGCCGGAGATACACAATTTGGCGGCATTTTCGGCAAACCCCGATTGGATTTTATCCGCTGTCTCGTACGGCGCTTTTAATTTGTCGCTCGCACAGGCTGTTCTCGTGCCGATCGCTTCTGAACTGAAATCCGAACGCCTGATTATAAAAGGAGCATTAATCGGAGGGGTTCTGCTTACCCTTGTGTTGGTCGCAAGCTTTCTGTCTCTTTCAACATTGCCTGATGCCCTTTTATATGAAGTCCCGATGGCACAGGTCGTATTCATAGTCCAGCATTCTGTCCATATCATCTATCTGTTTATCATTTTCGGGGAAGTCTTCACATCAGTCATCGGCAATTTATACGGTCTTGAAAAGCAGATTAATGAATATATTCATATAAAAAGCCTGTATGTGTTTATCTTCATCCTGCTGACAATCTACTTGACGGGACAAATCGGCTACGGAAAGCTGATATCGACCATTTATCCTTTGTTCGGCCAGCTGAGCCTCGTCTTTATTTTCTTTCTGATCGTCAAAAGGGTGCCTGAGCGATGA
- the queC gene encoding 7-cyano-7-deazaguanine synthase QueC, producing MKQEKAIVVFSGGQDSTTCLLWALRQFQEVEAVTFQYNQRHKQEIEVAKKIAAKLGVKHHLLDMELLNQLAPNALTRDDIEIEAKEGELPSTFVPGRNLVFLSFASILAYQVGARHIITGVCETDFSGYPDCRDEFVKSCNVTVNLAMERPFVIHTPLMWLNKAETWELADELDALDFVKNETLTCYNGIIADGCGECPACKLRANGYNEYMKMKKERA from the coding sequence ATGAAACAGGAAAAAGCGATCGTCGTATTCAGCGGCGGTCAGGACAGTACGACTTGCCTATTGTGGGCGCTTCGGCAATTTCAGGAGGTGGAGGCGGTCACGTTTCAATATAATCAGCGGCACAAGCAGGAAATCGAAGTCGCGAAAAAGATCGCTGCAAAGCTTGGCGTCAAGCATCACCTTCTTGATATGGAACTGTTAAATCAGCTCGCGCCGAATGCTTTGACAAGGGATGATATCGAGATTGAGGCGAAAGAAGGCGAGCTTCCGTCCACTTTTGTTCCGGGACGCAACCTCGTGTTTTTATCGTTCGCTTCGATCCTGGCCTACCAGGTCGGCGCGCGGCACATCATTACAGGCGTATGCGAGACAGACTTCAGCGGGTATCCGGATTGCCGTGATGAGTTCGTCAAATCCTGCAATGTCACTGTCAACTTGGCGATGGAGCGCCCGTTTGTCATCCATACGCCGCTTATGTGGCTGAACAAGGCGGAAACGTGGGAGCTCGCCGATGAGCTTGATGCGCTTGATTTCGTGAAAAACGAGACGCTGACGTGCTACAACGGAATCATTGCCGACGGCTGCGGCGAATGCCCGGCCTGCAAGCTTCGCGCAAACGGCTACAATGAATATATGAAAATGAAAAAGGAGCGAGCTTAA
- the queD gene encoding 6-carboxytetrahydropterin synthase QueD encodes MLTQIYPQPSHPYSFELNKDMQMSAAHFIPREDAGACSRVHGHTYTINITIAGDELNASGFLVNFSTIKKLIHGEYDHTLLNDHQEFSGESADRIPSTEVVAKTIYDKVEAYLKDLNNRPHCVQVFVRETPTSYVVYRPKPGVQHG; translated from the coding sequence GTGCTTACACAAATTTATCCGCAACCAAGCCATCCTTACTCTTTTGAATTAAATAAAGATATGCAAATGTCAGCTGCACATTTTATTCCGAGAGAGGATGCAGGCGCATGCAGCAGAGTCCATGGGCATACGTATACAATCAATATTACGATTGCCGGGGATGAGTTGAATGCATCAGGTTTCCTTGTCAACTTCAGCACCATTAAAAAATTGATCCACGGAGAATACGATCATACGCTTTTAAATGATCATCAGGAATTTTCAGGTGAAAGCGCGGATCGGATCCCTTCGACAGAAGTCGTGGCCAAAACGATTTACGATAAAGTAGAGGCTTATTTGAAAGATCTCAACAACCGTCCGCATTGCGTCCAGGTGTTTGTCAGGGAAACGCCGACAAGCTATGTCGTGTACCGTCCGAAACCGGGTGTTCAGCATGGCTAA
- the queE gene encoding 7-carboxy-7-deazaguanine synthase QueE produces the protein MAKPIPVLEIFGPTVQGEGMVIGQKTMFVRTAGCDYSCSWCDSAFTWDGSAKKDIKWMTAEEVYESLKDIGGNAFSHVTISGGNPALLKQLDGLISLLKENGIRTALETQGTFYQDWFTGIDDLTISPKPPSSNMKTDFNRLDHIVDRLKEHGRAAAASLKVVIFTADDLQFAKQVHQRYPDIPFFLQVGNDDVHTEDQERLVERLLQKYEQLVEAVTRDPELNRVRVLPQLHTLIWGNKRGV, from the coding sequence ATGGCTAAGCCGATTCCCGTACTTGAAATTTTCGGTCCGACGGTTCAGGGAGAGGGGATGGTCATCGGCCAAAAGACGATGTTTGTCAGAACAGCCGGCTGTGACTATTCGTGCAGCTGGTGCGATTCAGCTTTTACCTGGGACGGTTCGGCGAAAAAAGACATCAAATGGATGACCGCGGAAGAAGTGTACGAATCTCTTAAAGACATCGGCGGAAACGCATTCTCGCACGTTACGATTTCAGGAGGCAACCCGGCGCTTTTAAAACAGCTGGACGGACTGATTTCCCTTTTAAAAGAAAACGGTATACGGACAGCGCTTGAGACGCAAGGAACGTTTTATCAAGACTGGTTTACCGGAATCGATGATTTAACAATTTCGCCAAAGCCGCCGAGCTCCAATATGAAAACCGATTTTAACAGGCTTGATCATATTGTTGACAGGCTGAAGGAACACGGCCGGGCGGCTGCGGCAAGTTTGAAGGTCGTCATTTTCACGGCGGACGACCTTCAATTTGCAAAACAAGTTCACCAGCGTTATCCCGATATCCCGTTTTTTCTTCAGGTCGGAAATGATGACGTTCATACAGAAGACCAAGAGCGGCTCGTCGAACGGCTGCTCCAAAAATATGAACAGCTGGTAGAAGCGGTCACGCGCGACCCTGAATTGAACCGCGTCCGCGTTCTCCCGCAGCTCCACACCCTGATCTGGGGAAACAAACGGGGTGTTTGA
- the queF gene encoding preQ(1) synthase, with the protein MTTRKDSELEGVTLLGNQGTNYLFDYSPEVLESFPNKHENRDYFVKFNCPEFTSLCPKTGQPDFATIYISYIPDKKMVESKSLKLYLFSFRNHGDFHEDCMNIIMNDLIELMDPRYIEVWGKFTPRGGISIDPYTNYGKPGTKYEKMAEYRMMNHDLYPETIDNR; encoded by the coding sequence ATGACGACAAGAAAAGATTCAGAACTGGAAGGCGTAACCCTTCTTGGAAATCAAGGCACCAATTATTTGTTTGACTATTCTCCGGAAGTGCTTGAGTCTTTCCCGAATAAACACGAAAACAGGGACTATTTCGTGAAATTCAACTGCCCTGAATTCACATCGCTGTGCCCGAAAACCGGACAGCCCGATTTTGCCACGATCTACATCAGCTACATCCCTGATAAAAAAATGGTAGAAAGCAAGTCTTTGAAACTGTATCTCTTCAGTTTCCGAAACCACGGCGATTTTCACGAAGACTGCATGAACATCATCATGAACGATTTAATTGAGCTGATGGACCCGCGCTATATCGAAGTCTGGGGCAAATTCACGCCGAGGGGCGGAATCTCGATCGATCCGTACACCAACTACGGCAAGCCCGGCACAAAGTATGAAAAAATGGCCGAGTATCGGATGATGAACCATGATCTGTATCCGGAGACGATTGATAATCGGTGA
- a CDS encoding tyrosine-type recombinase/integrase has protein sequence MYMRGRRRPAIKHSEKNTYESKTLSDVCKQICNVKMSEGLTKETIDRYRRVCESVEEFAEIKGLSTSVESIDVEFARQYMTYILHEKKTFKGHRYKPESVKTPGCSPKYANDHLKTMRAVFTFCIKENMISENPFQKINKVKQPEPVIQILSVEEMKQLLKTPNKRKFSEFRDYVVMMCLINSMCRIGEIVTLEIENINFELSYIILEAQKTKTRKGRMIPLDKNTMQLLKKLLLRNTRFKPSKYVFITEEGTRLTTDNFRKRLADYAHQAGINKRVHPHLFRHTAASMFLQAGGDLRHLQTIIGHKDLRMVLRYTHLSLESLARQQSEYSLINQVVDGLNKPRKTKRKYGR, from the coding sequence ATGTATATGCGGGGGAGACGAAGACCGGCGATTAAACATAGTGAGAAAAATACATACGAAAGTAAGACTCTGTCTGATGTGTGTAAACAAATTTGTAACGTAAAAATGTCTGAAGGACTTACGAAAGAAACAATTGATCGCTATCGCCGGGTTTGTGAGAGTGTGGAAGAATTCGCGGAAATTAAAGGACTGTCCACCAGTGTTGAATCTATAGATGTCGAGTTTGCGAGGCAGTACATGACCTATATACTGCACGAGAAGAAAACGTTTAAGGGACACCGTTATAAACCAGAAAGTGTGAAAACTCCAGGGTGTTCTCCGAAATATGCAAATGACCACCTGAAAACTATGAGAGCAGTTTTTACTTTCTGTATAAAGGAAAATATGATTTCGGAAAATCCATTTCAAAAAATAAATAAAGTCAAGCAGCCGGAACCTGTAATTCAAATATTATCTGTAGAGGAGATGAAGCAGCTTTTAAAAACACCGAATAAGCGAAAGTTCTCTGAGTTTAGAGATTACGTGGTTATGATGTGTTTAATTAACTCTATGTGTAGAATCGGAGAAATCGTCACTTTAGAGATCGAAAATATAAATTTTGAGTTGAGCTACATTATTCTTGAAGCTCAAAAAACAAAAACGAGAAAAGGCCGTATGATTCCATTAGATAAAAATACAATGCAGCTGCTTAAAAAGTTATTGTTAAGAAATACGCGATTTAAGCCTAGCAAGTATGTCTTCATTACGGAGGAAGGGACAAGATTAACGACCGACAATTTTAGAAAACGGCTTGCGGATTACGCTCATCAGGCAGGAATAAATAAAAGAGTCCATCCGCATTTATTTAGACACACCGCGGCGAGCATGTTTTTGCAGGCAGGAGGGGATCTTAGGCACCTCCAGACGATCATCGGCCATAAAGATTTACGTATGGTATTACGATATACTCATCTGTCGTTAGAATCCCTCGCAAGGCAACAGAGTGAATATTCGCTAATAAACCAAGTGGTAGATGGGTTAAATAAGCCAAGGAAGACAAAAAGAAAATACGGAAGGTAG
- a CDS encoding lipase, translated as MSKKIKKSNLTDETYYRISQRSYNYDYLRKKLKNKEYIRINSSVSGATYWYVDKIKTDEDTGLDAAVLSQAENKNGKWVKSDHPKNVVVAFAGTDPGKDPLSDVEQADINHIVLGNDPKDKTQYVVKKDAKDMSKTFGRYIGSMEQTAMLESGDYKLITKTSQIDQADQLVREVKQKYKGTSTVISTTGHSLGGAEAEYSAVNNDIYAVAFNSPSIVHLHSDEKQKEINNGDYNSYVKSIINPDDMVGAGWWDEFDRHNGTTIYTKDPSIATANREERLDGNKLQQVGRNLLYFANTLIFQNPDTHGINKSNFSFDENGNVQNIEGDELVYDKNLKAMLPPEVASGSGAIKVTPEVAKQLAQKVNAIIDDLRTMKREAENAYQEHDAEINDLKHDTYRQVGHGLYDKLTLEDVNNTLKNLAQSFDKKGNPLFYDVHAEKAYIASLKNTISDLEDISGYLAQIAKDFKSKDKMLANWLKL; from the coding sequence TTGAGTAAGAAGATTAAGAAGTCCAATCTTACGGATGAGACTTATTATCGTATAAGCCAACGTTCTTACAACTACGATTATCTCAGAAAAAAATTAAAAAACAAAGAGTACATACGGATAAATTCATCTGTTTCCGGAGCCACCTACTGGTATGTTGATAAAATTAAAACAGACGAAGACACCGGGTTAGATGCGGCCGTTCTATCCCAGGCCGAAAATAAAAACGGCAAGTGGGTGAAATCCGACCACCCCAAAAACGTCGTTGTAGCTTTTGCGGGAACTGATCCGGGGAAGGACCCGTTAAGTGACGTAGAGCAAGCAGACATTAATCATATCGTCTTAGGAAACGATCCGAAAGATAAAACACAATATGTCGTCAAGAAAGATGCGAAAGATATGTCTAAGACGTTCGGTAGATATATTGGTTCGATGGAACAAACTGCCATGCTTGAGTCCGGAGATTATAAATTAATTACAAAAACATCGCAAATCGATCAAGCCGATCAACTTGTGCGGGAAGTTAAACAAAAGTATAAAGGCACCTCGACAGTTATTTCAACCACCGGACACTCGCTCGGCGGCGCAGAGGCTGAATACAGCGCGGTCAACAATGATATCTATGCCGTCGCGTTTAATAGCCCCTCAATCGTTCACCTGCATTCTGATGAAAAACAGAAAGAAATTAATAACGGAGATTATAACTCTTATGTAAAATCTATCATTAATCCGGATGATATGGTCGGTGCCGGTTGGTGGGACGAATTCGATCGCCACAATGGGACTACCATCTACACAAAAGACCCTTCTATTGCAACGGCTAATCGCGAAGAAAGACTTGACGGCAATAAACTCCAACAGGTTGGAAGAAACCTTCTGTATTTCGCTAATACACTAATCTTTCAAAATCCGGATACACATGGGATAAATAAGTCGAATTTCTCTTTCGACGAAAACGGCAACGTTCAAAATATAGAGGGCGATGAACTCGTTTATGACAAAAATTTAAAAGCGATGCTCCCACCGGAAGTTGCCTCCGGAAGTGGCGCAATTAAAGTAACACCCGAAGTTGCCAAGCAGCTCGCGCAAAAAGTAAATGCGATCATCGATGACTTGCGGACGATGAAACGGGAAGCCGAAAACGCTTATCAGGAACACGACGCCGAGATCAACGACCTGAAGCACGATACCTACCGTCAGGTCGGCCACGGTTTATACGACAAGCTGACACTCGAGGATGTAAACAATACGCTGAAAAACCTGGCGCAGTCGTTTGACAAAAAAGGCAATCCGCTATTTTACGATGTTCATGCCGAAAAAGCGTACATCGCCTCATTAAAAAATACGATTTCAGATTTAGAAGACATCAGCGGGTACCTGGCGCAGATTGCAAAAGATTTTAAATCGAAAGATAAAATGCTGGCAAATTGGCTTAAACTTTAG